From the Anaeromyxobacter dehalogenans 2CP-1 genome, the window TCCATGCCGCTCTCGTTCACGACCTCCCAGATCTCGTCGTCGCCGACCATCGAGTGATGCTCGCAGCTGCGGATGGAGCCGTCCGCGAGCTGCTCGAAGGTGATGCCGTTGATGTAGCCCCGCCCCTGCCCCATGCTGAGCGCGAACCTCGGCCGCGCCAGCGCCGGATCGTCGGAGAGCCTCGTCGTCCCCGGGGCCACCGCGGCGGGGAGCGCCTGGGCGGCGCGCGTCCGGCTCGCGATCCGGACCGTGAGCAGCGTCACCTGCGCGCTCGCCATGTTCCCGTGCCGGGCGTACGGCAGCGCGAGCAGCTTGTAGTCGCCCTTGTCGGCGGTCCCGAACGGCACGAGCAGGTCCACGCGCTCGCCCGGCGCCATCAGGAGCTCGGACCGCGCCGCGGTGGGCCGATCGAGGAGCCCACCGTCCGCGCCCACCACGTGGAACGGGTGGCCCTGGAGCGAGAGGCGGTAGAAGCGGGCGTTGCTCACGTTGAGGATGCGCAGCCGTCGCACCTCGCCCGCGGTGACGGCGAGGTACGGGTTCACCTGGCCGTTGACGGTGACGACGTTGCCTTCCCTGCCCCGCATGTACTCGGAGAGCATCGTGTAGGGCGCGGGGGCGCCGTTCGAGACCGTGACGTCCTTGAGCACGAGGAGCGTCGCCGGGTACGGATCGAGCGCGGTGATCTCGCCGTCGGAGACGTCGATCGCGCCCACCAGCCCGTTCCACATCTGCTCCGCCACGGAGCCGTGGAGGTGCGGATGGTAGAGCGCGATCGAGCCCGGCCGCTGCATCGCGAGGTCGTAGTCGTAGGTGAGGCCCTGCCCGCCGCCCTCGATGCGGAGGTGCACGTCGTCCGCCGGCAGGCCCGTCATCGCGTCCGCCCCGGGGGACACGTGCAGCCCGTGCACGTGCACGTTGGTGGGATGGCGCTCGTGGCCGAGCAGGTTCAGCGCCGGGTCGGCCGGGAGGCCGTTCGTGAACTCGAGGCGGATGCGCTGGCCGGGGCCGGGCTCGGCCCGGAGCACCGGCGCCACGAAGCGGCCGTCCAGCGGCGCGCCGAGGTCCCGGTACACCATCGCGTTCGCGCTCGCCCCGTCGATCGCGACCGGCGCCTGGCACGCCTCCAGCCGGTAGTGGAGCATGCCGCCCGGCGACCCGGAGACCGGCGTCGCGACGGGGAGCGCTCTCAGCGGCCCGCTGACCGGCGGATCCGTCACGGTGGTCGTACCCCCGCCTCCCCCGCCCCCGCGCATCATCCGTGCGAGCGCACCGCGCGCCGTCGCCGCACCCGCGACCGCTGCCGTCGTGCGCACCAGGAACTGCCGCCTGCCGATCGGCTTCCCGCGCATGGTGATCCCTTTCGATGTCGGGGGGTCCACGTGCAGGAGAGCCACGCACCGTTCCGCGGACAACCACACAGCCGGGGAATGCGGCGAAACGCTCGGGCGCGCCATTCACCTTGGGTGATCGATGCCGGGGAAGGCTGCCGCAGGTCAGGCCATCGGGTGCGCGCGGCGAGCCCTGGCATGGCCGCGCCACCACGCGCGCCGGGCGGTGAACCGGGGTCGACCTCCCGCTTGGGTCGCGCGCGATGAGATCCGACGGGCTACGACGTCGAGGGCCACATGACCCCCCACCACGACGCCCTCGCCGCGCGCCCTCGCACGCCTCGCACGCCCCGATCGCCCACGCGACCTCGTCCGCGCGCCTTCGCCACGCTCGCCAGCGTGCTCTGCGCCTGCGCGGCCGCCGGCACCCAGCACACCTCCAGCCTCGAGAGACCCGCCATGAACGCCCCCGAACGCCCCCGCTCCTCCGGATACGCGGACGTCGACGGCCTGCGCCTCTACTACGAGATCCGCGGCACCGGCGGGGCGCCGCTGGTCCTCCTGCACGGCGGCCTGCACAACAGCGCGCTCGACGCCCCCGTCGCCGAGCGCCTCGCCGCGCACCGCCAGGTGATCTCGGTGGACCTGCAGGCCCACGGCCGCACCGCCGACGTCGAGCGACCGCTCCGCTTCGAGCGGCTCGCCGACGACGTCGCCGCGCTGCTCGCCCAGCTCCGGATCCCGCGGGCCGATCTTCTCGGCTACTCGCTCGGCGGCGGGGTTGCCCTGAGGACGGCGATCCAGCACCCCGAGCGCGTCCGCAGGCTGGTCCTCGTGTCGGTGCCGTTCTCCGACGCGGGGTGGTACCCCGAGGTGAAGGCGGGGTTCCAGCACCTCGGCCGCGCGCTCGCAGAGCCGATGCGGCCGTCGCCCGTGTACCAGACGTACGCCGCCATCGCGCCGCACCCCGAGCGCTTTCCCGACCTGCTCGACAAGCTGGGGGAGCTCGAGAACCGCCCATACGACTGGTCGGCGGACGTCGCGCAGGTGACCGCGCCCACCCTGCTCGTCTACGCCGACGCGGACGCCATCCGGCCCGAGCACGCGGTCCAGCTCTTCCAGCGGCTCGGCGGCGGGCGCCGCGACGGCGGCCTCGATCGCAGCGGCGTGTCGAAGGCGCGGCTCGCGATCCTCCCCGGGCTCACCCACTACGAGGTGTTCGAGTCGCCCGCGATGCCCGTCGCGGTCGAGCCGTTCCTGGATGCGCCGGAAGGGTGACGCGACGTCCCGGCGGGCGGGCGCCACGGCGACTCGCGCACGCTCGCGGCCGGTTTGCCGGCCGCGAGCGGCTTGCGCAGCTTGTCGATGACCCCTGGAGGAACGCCGTGAGCCTCGACCTGACGAAGGAGCGGGGGACCCCGCTCGACAAGCAGCAGTTCACCTGGAAGGACTTCCTGCGGCACCAGTACTCGAAGCTCGACGCCGACGCGTTCACCCGCGTGCGGGTGATCCTGATGAACGGGATCGAGCAGGAGGCGCTGCGCTTCCAGCACGCCTGCGCCCGCATGAACGCGCGCCTCCAGCAGCCGCTCGCCCGCATCCGCCGCGTGGAGCAGCACCAGGCCACGCTGGTGAACTGGCTCAACCCCGCCGACCAGTCGCCGCTCGAGACCACCATCGGCTACGAGCAGGTGGCCATCGAGGTCACCGCGCACCTCGCGCAGCACGAGCCGGATCCGTACGTGGCGCAGGCGTTCCGGTTCGGGCTGCTCGAGGACTTCGACCACATGTACCGGTACTCGGCCCTGCTCGATCGCCTGGAGGGGAAGGACGCGAACAACATCCTGCAGAGCTACACCGACGTGATGCCCGGTCGCCCGACCGAGCAGGAGCACCGCGCCCCGGAGGACGACCTGCGCGACCACTACGATCGCGCGAAGGCGCAACCGCTCACCAAGCTGAACACGCTCACGCTCATGGCGGGCGAGCAGCAGACGCACGCCTACTACATGAACATCGGGCCGATCTTCTCGGACCCGGTCGCGCGGGCGCTCTACGCGGAGATCGCGTCGATCGAGGAGCAGCACGTCACCCAGTACGAGTCGCTCATCGATCCGGACGAGAGCTGGCTGGAGAAGTGGCTCCTGCACGAGGCGACGGAGGTCTGGAACTACTGGAGCTGCCTGCAGCAGGAGCGCGAGCCGGCGGTGAAGGCGATCTGGGAGCGATTCCTGGACTACGAGCTCGGCCACCTGCACGCCGTGCGGGAGCTGTTCGAGTCGGTGGAGAAGCGGGACGCCGCCGCGGTGCTGCCCCGGTCGCTCCCGGAGCCGCTGCGGTTCGAGAGCCAGCGCGAGTTCGTGCGCCAGGTCCTGGAGCGAGAGGTGGACCTGCGGGCGAGCGGGACGCGCTTCGTGCCGCTGGAGGAGGAGTCGCCGGCGTCGATCGCGTACCGCCGGCGGATGAACGCCGACGGCTCGCCCACGGAGATCGTCGCCGGCGGCTATCGCTGGCGGCCCGGGACCGAGCTCGCCGGGACCACGTCGGTCCACTAGGGAGGGGAACGCCATGGCGCAGAAGCACTCGAAGAAGCCCACCGACATGGGGACGAACCGGACCGGCATCGCGGCCTCCCCGGTGGACGCGAAGAAGGCGGTGGAGGGGGCGCAGCGCGCCGCTGCGACGGAGGGGGGCGCGGAGCGCCTCGCCGACTTCCGCGCGGAGTGGTCGAAGGCGGCGCCGCCCGCCGGCACCATGCCGCCTCCCGCGACGGTGAAGGGCGCCGTGAAGAGCCTCTCCAAGGCCGTCCGGGGGGAGACCGCGAACGTGCTGCTCGACAAGCTCGGCGAGCGGCTGGCGTTCGAGCGCACCGGAGTCCGGCTCTACGAGGCCGTGCTCGCGAAGCTGCCCGCGAGCAGGACGAGCGACGGCGACCTCGGCGCCCCCGAGCTGCGGCAGCTTCGCGACGAGGAGCACCGCCACATGCTCGTCGTCACGGAGGCCATCGAGCAGCTCGGGGGCGATCCCACCGCGGTGACGCCCTGCGCGAACCTCGCCGGCGTGCAGGGCCTCGGGCTCGTCCAGTCCCTCGCCGACCCGCGCACGACGCTCACGCAGTGCCTCGACACGCTGCTCGCGGCGGAGCTCATCGACAACGACGGGTGGAAGCTGCTCATCGCGCTCGCCGAGGGGATGGGCCAGACCGAGGTGGCGAAGCGCTTCACGGAGTGCCTGGCCGAGGAGGACGAGCACCTCCTCAAGGTGCGGGCCTGGGTCGCCGAGCGGCTCGAGATCCAGGCCGGGACGGGGCTCCCGCGGGCCGACTTCGGGGAGCCGGCGCAGCCGGTCTGACCTTCATCCTTCTTCACGTTCGCGACGCGCACCGGACAAGCGCGCACGCGAGGATGCTCCCGTGACCTTCACGGAGGCATCCCCATGAGCTCGTTCCTGTCCGGCGCCCTCGGTGCCGTCGTCGTCCTCCTCGCCGCCGGCGTCGTCCGCGCCGCCGCCTTCCGCCGGTGGCGGCGCCACGGCCACGGCCAGGTCCGCGCCGGCTGGCTCCTCCGCCGCATCGGCGCGAGCCCGGACCAGGAGCGCGCCGTCCGCGCCGAGCTGGACGCGCTGTCCGAGGCGTTCAGGGCGCTCCGCGCCGACGCGCACCCGCTCCGCGGCGACCTCGCCGACCTCATCGTCGCGCCCGGGCTCGACGCGACGCGCGTGCGCGAGGCCATCGAAGCGCGGCTCGCCAGCGCCTCGGCGCTCCGGGCCCGCGTCGCCGAGGCGGTCGCCCGCGTCCACGACGTGCTCGACCCGGCGCAGCGCGAGCGGCTCGCGATCCTCCTGCGCGAGGGGCCGCGCCGGCACGGCTGCGGCGGGGTTCACGGCGCGCACGCGTGAGCGGCGGCCGGGGCCGGGGCGCCGCGCCGCCCTGACGCGCTCCCGGCGCGCTCGCGCGCCCGACCCCGGATGTCCGCGCCGCGCCGGCGCGGACCGGGGTAGAGGTAGACGCGAAGAGGGGGCCCGCGGAGCCCGCCCAGCGAATGGCCCAACCCGTCCTCGAGCTGCACCAGCTCACGAAGCGGTTCCGCGGGCCGGCGGCCATCGGGCCGGTGTCACTCACCGTGAGCCGTGGCGAGGCCGTGGCGCTCCTCGGGCCGAGCGGCGCCGGCAAGTCCACCCTGCTCCGCCTGGCGCTCGGCCTCCTCCGTCCCGACGCCGGCGAGGTCCGCTTCCTCGGCGCGCCGATCGGACCCGGCGACCACGCGGCGCGCAGGCGCATCGGCTACGTCGTCCAGGGCGGTGGCCTCTTCCCGCACCTGACCGCCGCCGCGAACACCACCCTCGTCGCGCGCCATCTGGGCTGGGCCGCGGAGCGCGTCCGCGCGCGGCTGGCGGAGCTCGCGGCGCTGGCGCGCCTCCCGGCCGACGCGCTGGAGCGCCACCCGGGCGCGCTCTCGAGCGGGCAGGCGCAGCGGGTCAGCCTGATCCGGGCGCTGATGCTCGATCCCGAGCTCCTGGTCCTCGACGAGCCCCTCGGCGCGCTCGACCCCATCACGCGGGCCGGGCTCCAGGAGGACCTGCGGGCCGCCTTCCGGGCGCTGTCGAAGACGGTCGTCCTGGTCACCCACGATCTCGCCGAGGCGGCCTTCCTCGCGGACCGGCTGGTGCTGCTCCGGGACGGCCGGGTGGTCCAGGCGGGGACGCTCGAGGATCTCGCCCGTCACCCCGCCGATCCGTTCGTCGCCCGGTTCGTCGGCGCCCACCGGGCCCTCGTCCTCCCGGAGGTGCGGTGATGCTCGCGGTGGCCCTCGCCCTCGCCGCGCTGGCGACCCCCGGGGTCCGCGTCGGCTCGAAGGCCTTCACCGAGTCGGTCGTCCTCGGCGAGATCGTCGCGCAGACCGCCGCGTCGACGGGGACGGCCGCCGTCCACCGCCGGGCGCTCGGCGGGACGCGGGTGGTTTGGGAGGCGCTCACGCGGGGCGAGATCGACGTCTACCCCGAGTACACCGGCACCCTCGTCCGCGAGATCCTGGCCGGCGAGCCGATCGCCGACGACGCCGCCCTCCGGCGCGCGCTGTCGGCGCGCGGGGTCGGCGTGGCGGCCGTGCTCGGCTTCGACAACACCTACGCGCTCGGGATGCGGCGTGCAGCCGCCGAGCGGCTCGGCATCCGGACCATCTCGGACCTGCTCCGGCACCCCGGGCTCCGGTTCGGCTTCACGAACGAGTTCGTGGACCGCGCCGACGGCTGGCCCGCGCTCCGGTCGCGCTACGGCCTCTCGGCGTCGTCGGTGCGCGGGCTCGACCACGACCTCGCCTATCGCGCGCTGGCGGAGGGCGCGCTGGACGTGGTGGACCTCTACTCGACGGATGCCCAGATCGCCCAGCTCGACCTGTCGGCGCTCGACGACGACCGGCGGGCGTTCCCGCGCTACGACGCGGTGATCCTCCAGCGGCTGGATCTCGACGCGCGCGCCCCTGCGGCCGTCGCAGCCATCCGCCGGCTCGCGGGCACCATCACCGCGCGAGAGATGACCGCCATGAACGCGCGCGTGCAGCTGGAGCACGCCGACCCCGGCGAGGTGGCGGCGGCTTTCCTCGCGGAACGGCTCGGGCTCGCGCCGGCACCGGTGGCGACGGACGGGCTCGCGCGCCGCGTCGCCGATCGCACGCTCGAGCACCTCGTGCTGGTCGCCGTGGCGCTCACCGGCGCGATCCTCGCCGCCGTGCCCCTCGGCATCCTGGCCGCGCGCCGCCCGCGGCTCGGCCGGCTCGTCCTCGCGATCGTGGGGGTGGTGCAGACCGTCCCCTCGCTCGCGCTCCTCGTGTTCATGATCCCGCTCCTCGGGATCGGGGCGCGCCCCGCCATCGCGGCGCTGTTCCTGTACGGGCTCCTGCCGATCGTGCGGAACACGCACGCCGGGCTCACCGGGCTGGCCCCGGAGCTGCGGGAGTCGGCCGAGGCCCTCGGGCTTCCGCCGCTCGCCCGGCTCCGGCGGGTGGAGCTGCCGCTCGCCACCCCCGCCATCCTGGCCGGCGTGAAGACCTCCGCGGTCATCACGGTCGGCACCGCGACGCTCGGCGCGCTCGTGGGGGCCGGCGGCTACGGCCAGCCCATCCTCACCGGCATCCGGCTGCTGTCGGTGCCGCTCATCCTCGAGGGCGCGGTCCCCGCGGCGCTCCTCGCGCTGGGCGTGCAGGGGCTGTTCGATCTGGCCGAGAAGCTCCTCGTGCCGGCGGGCCTGCGGGCGGAGCGGGGGTGACCCCCCGGCCCGCCGCGCGCGTCTGCGGCGGCGGCCCAGGCGGTCCACGCGAAGAACGCGGTCAGGCGCCGGAGGTCGTCGGGGCTGGAGACGAGCCCCGGCGAGAGCCCGGTCCTCGCGCTCGGCTGCGAGAAGAACGCACGCGGCGACTCGCGCGCGTGCTCGAACGCCGCCGCCTGGCCCTCGGTGAACCTCAGCACCCCGGTGGCCGGATCGTAGCGGTTCTCGCGGAGCTCGGCCCACGTCCGCGGGCCCCCCTCCCGCTCCGACTCGCCCAGGCCGCGGGTGAGGAGCAGCTCCTGGCCCGCGAGGACGTCCTCGCGGTCGAACCCCACGCGGCCTCGCGGATCGACGGTCCGCTCCGGGATGGGGGCGAGGCCGTGTAGGTGCGGTAGGCGAGGCGCGACGACCGAGCATGCCCGCCGGCATGTGAGGGAGGAGCAACGACGCGATGCGACGCGGATCGGCCGCCGCGGCGACGGGAGGGGATGGGTTCACGCTCTCTCAGCCCCGGCGACCGCGCAGGACCCGCTTCTTCAGCTCGCCGATCCAGACGACGGAGCTCGCCACGGAGACGCAGAGGAGCCAGTCGCCGGCGTCGAGCGGGACGGTGCGGAACGGGCGCTGCAGGAAGGGCAGGTGGACGACCGCGACCTGCAGCGCCGCCGAGCCGGCCACCGCCAGCCACAGCCACCGGTTGGCGAAGAGCCGGTGGAACGTGCTGTGGTGCTCGAAGCGTGAGTTGAAGGTGTTGAAGAGCTGGAAGAACACGAGCGTCGTGAAGCCCATCGTCCGCGCGCGACCGATCCCCTGCCCCGCGTCCGCGCCGGAGACGAGCCCGCCGGGGAGCTCCCAGTCCATCACCAGCAGCGTGCCGACCGCCATGACGACGCCGATGAAGACGATGTCGAGCCAGGCGCGGCCGGGGAGGACGCGGCTGCGCGGATCGCGCGGCGGCCTCAGCATCACGTCGTGATCGGGCGGCTCGACCCCGAGCGCCAGCGCCGGCCCGGAGTCGGTCAGCAGGTTGATCCACAGGATCTGGGTGGCGAGGAGCGGCACCACCAGCGCGGAGCCCTCCTCCGCCACGAGGCCGATCGTCCCGGCGAAGACCACGCCCAGGAACATGACCAGCACCTCGCCGATGTTCGACGACAGCAGGAAGCGGAGGAAGCGCTGGATGTTCGCGAAGATCGACCGCCCCTCCTCCACCGCGGCCACGATCGACGCGAAGTCGTCGTCGGCCAGCACCATGTCCGCGGCGCCCTTCGCCACGTCGGTGCCGGTGATCCCCATCGCCACGCCGATGTCGGCGGCCTTGAGCGCCGGTGCGTCGTTCACGCCGTCGCCGGTCATCGCGGCGATCTCGCCGTTCGCGTGCAGCGCCCGGACGATCCGCAGCTTGTGCTCCGGGGCGACGCGGGCGTAGACCGCGACCTCGCGCACCGTGTCGCGCAGCTCCGCCTCGTCCATCCGTTGCAGCGCCGTGCCGGTGACCGCCGCGGCGCCGGACTCCGCGATCCCGAGCTCCGCCGCGATCGCGGAGGCCGTGGCCGGATGGTCGCCGGTGATCATGACGGGACGCACCCCCGCGCGCTTCGCCCGCGCGACCGCGTCGCGTGCCTCGGGCCGCGGCGGGTCGATCATCCCCACCACCCCGAGGAACACGAGCGCCTGCTCCAGCTCCTCGGTCACCGCCTCCGCCGCCGCGTCGCGGCCGAGGGCGCGGTAGGCGACGCCGAGCGTGCGCAGCGCCTCCGCGGCGAGCGCGTCCACCGCGCGCCCGAGCTCCTCGCGGCGGGCCGGCGTGAGCGGTCGCGTCCCCGCGCCGACGCGCTCCTCGGTGCAGCGCGCCAGCAGCACGTCGGGCGCGCCCTTGGAGAAGACCATCGTCCGGCCCGGGTCCTGGGCGTCGGTGTGGGCCGTGCTCATGAGCTTGCGCTCGGACGAGAACGGCACCTCGCCGACGCGCGGGAAGCGGCCATGGAGCGCCTCCGACGCGTGGCCGACCTTGCGCGCCGCGACGACCAGCGCGCCCTCCGTCGGATCGCCCTGGACCGTCCAGCGCCCGCCTTCCTGGCGGAGCGCCGCGTTGTTCGCCAGCTCCCCGGCCGCGAGCGTCCGGGACACCTCCTCCAGCAGCGCCGGGTCCTCGACCGGCTCCCCGCCCTGCTGCACCTCGCCCGCCGGATCGTAGCCGGTCCCGGTGAGGTCCACGCGGCCGCTCGCCGTCACCACGGCGCGGACCGTCATCTCGTTCCGGGTGAGCGTCCCGGTCTTGTCCGAGCAGATGGTGGTGGTCGAGCCGAGCGTCTCGACCGACGACAGCTTGCGGACGATGACGTTCCGCTCCGCCATGCGCCGCGTCCCGAGCGACAGCACGATGGTGGTGATGGCGGTGAGGCCCTCCGGCACCGCCGCCACCGCGAGCGACACCGCGAGCAGCAGCACGTCCAGGAGGTCCGCCAGCGCGTTCAGGTGCTCCACCAGCACCAGCGTCGCGCCGATCACGACGGCGATCGCGACCACCGCCGCGCCGAGCAGCTTCCCCACCCCGTCGAGCTCCTTCTGCAGCGGCGTCGGGGCCTCCTCCGTCGCCTGCAGGGAGGCGGCGATCCTGCCGATCTCGGTGGCCCGCCCGGTGCCGGTGACCACCGCGCGGCCGCGCCCCGCCGCGATCGCGGTCCCGCTGAACACCATGTTCGTCCGGTCGCCGATCCCCGCCTCCTCGGCGAGCGGCGCGGAGTCCTTCGAGGCGGCGGTGCTCTCGCCGGTCAGCGCCGACTCGGCGGCCCGGAGCGCGATGGACTCGACCACCCGTGCGTCGGCCGCGATCGTGTCGCCCTCCTCGAGCAGGAGCAGGTCGCCCGGCACGAGCTCGGGCGTCGGCACCATCCGCTGCTCGCCGTCGCGCAGCACGCGGGCGCTCGGGGCCGACATCGCCTCGAGCGCCGCCAGCGCCTGCTCGGCGCGGCTCTCCTGCGCGAACCCGAGCACGCCGTTCAGGAGCACGACCGCGAGGATGGTGAGCGCCTCGTACGGCACGGGCCCCTCGGGCTCGAGCCACCAGGCGGCGAACGACACCGCGGTCGCGACGAGCAGGAGGCCGGTGAGGACGTCCTTGAACTGGGCGAGGAACCGGCGCCAGGCCGGGACGGGCGGCGCGGACGGCAGCTCGTTCCGCCCGTACCTGCGGAGTCGGTCCCGAGCCTCTCCGTCGGTCAGCCCGCGCTTCCCGTCCCCGGCGAGCGAGGCGACGACGTCGCGGGCGGTGCGGCGGTACGGCGGGCGATCCTGGGGCGCGGCGGCGACTTCCGGGAGTGCGACCATGTCCGTGGCTCTTGCCCACC encodes:
- a CDS encoding multicopper oxidase family protein translates to MTDPPVSGPLRALPVATPVSGSPGGMLHYRLEACQAPVAIDGASANAMVYRDLGAPLDGRFVAPVLRAEPGPGQRIRLEFTNGLPADPALNLLGHERHPTNVHVHGLHVSPGADAMTGLPADDVHLRIEGGGQGLTYDYDLAMQRPGSIALYHPHLHGSVAEQMWNGLVGAIDVSDGEITALDPYPATLLVLKDVTVSNGAPAPYTMLSEYMRGREGNVVTVNGQVNPYLAVTAGEVRRLRILNVSNARFYRLSLQGHPFHVVGADGGLLDRPTAARSELLMAPGERVDLLVPFGTADKGDYKLLALPYARHGNMASAQVTLLTVRIASRTRAAQALPAAVAPGTTRLSDDPALARPRFALSMGQGRGYINGITFEQLADGSIRSCEHHSMVGDDEIWEVVNESGMDHPWHQHVNDAQVLSISGGDASIARYAALYTSAPAWKDTIIIPKWGSATFRMPIRDHGGMTMFHCHILEHEDIGMMGMWHLMDDGMGGM
- a CDS encoding alpha/beta fold hydrolase, with protein sequence MNAPERPRSSGYADVDGLRLYYEIRGTGGAPLVLLHGGLHNSALDAPVAERLAAHRQVISVDLQAHGRTADVERPLRFERLADDVAALLAQLRIPRADLLGYSLGGGVALRTAIQHPERVRRLVLVSVPFSDAGWYPEVKAGFQHLGRALAEPMRPSPVYQTYAAIAPHPERFPDLLDKLGELENRPYDWSADVAQVTAPTLLVYADADAIRPEHAVQLFQRLGGGRRDGGLDRSGVSKARLAILPGLTHYEVFESPAMPVAVEPFLDAPEG
- a CDS encoding ferritin-like domain-containing protein, translating into MAQKHSKKPTDMGTNRTGIAASPVDAKKAVEGAQRAAATEGGAERLADFRAEWSKAAPPAGTMPPPATVKGAVKSLSKAVRGETANVLLDKLGERLAFERTGVRLYEAVLAKLPASRTSDGDLGAPELRQLRDEEHRHMLVVTEAIEQLGGDPTAVTPCANLAGVQGLGLVQSLADPRTTLTQCLDTLLAAELIDNDGWKLLIALAEGMGQTEVAKRFTECLAEEDEHLLKVRAWVAERLEIQAGTGLPRADFGEPAQPV
- a CDS encoding Spy/CpxP family protein refolding chaperone, which produces MSSFLSGALGAVVVLLAAGVVRAAAFRRWRRHGHGQVRAGWLLRRIGASPDQERAVRAELDALSEAFRALRADAHPLRGDLADLIVAPGLDATRVREAIEARLASASALRARVAEAVARVHDVLDPAQRERLAILLREGPRRHGCGGVHGAHA
- a CDS encoding ATP-binding cassette domain-containing protein, which gives rise to MAQPVLELHQLTKRFRGPAAIGPVSLTVSRGEAVALLGPSGAGKSTLLRLALGLLRPDAGEVRFLGAPIGPGDHAARRRIGYVVQGGGLFPHLTAAANTTLVARHLGWAAERVRARLAELAALARLPADALERHPGALSSGQAQRVSLIRALMLDPELLVLDEPLGALDPITRAGLQEDLRAAFRALSKTVVLVTHDLAEAAFLADRLVLLRDGRVVQAGTLEDLARHPADPFVARFVGAHRALVLPEVR
- a CDS encoding glycine betaine ABC transporter substrate-binding protein, with the protein product MLAVALALAALATPGVRVGSKAFTESVVLGEIVAQTAASTGTAAVHRRALGGTRVVWEALTRGEIDVYPEYTGTLVREILAGEPIADDAALRRALSARGVGVAAVLGFDNTYALGMRRAAAERLGIRTISDLLRHPGLRFGFTNEFVDRADGWPALRSRYGLSASSVRGLDHDLAYRALAEGALDVVDLYSTDAQIAQLDLSALDDDRRAFPRYDAVILQRLDLDARAPAAVAAIRRLAGTITAREMTAMNARVQLEHADPGEVAAAFLAERLGLAPAPVATDGLARRVADRTLEHLVLVAVALTGAILAAVPLGILAARRPRLGRLVLAIVGVVQTVPSLALLVFMIPLLGIGARPAIAALFLYGLLPIVRNTHAGLTGLAPELRESAEALGLPPLARLRRVELPLATPAILAGVKTSAVITVGTATLGALVGAGGYGQPILTGIRLLSVPLILEGAVPAALLALGVQGLFDLAEKLLVPAGLRAERG
- a CDS encoding cation-translocating P-type ATPase, which translates into the protein MVALPEVAAAPQDRPPYRRTARDVVASLAGDGKRGLTDGEARDRLRRYGRNELPSAPPVPAWRRFLAQFKDVLTGLLLVATAVSFAAWWLEPEGPVPYEALTILAVVLLNGVLGFAQESRAEQALAALEAMSAPSARVLRDGEQRMVPTPELVPGDLLLLEEGDTIAADARVVESIALRAAESALTGESTAASKDSAPLAEEAGIGDRTNMVFSGTAIAAGRGRAVVTGTGRATEIGRIAASLQATEEAPTPLQKELDGVGKLLGAAVVAIAVVIGATLVLVEHLNALADLLDVLLLAVSLAVAAVPEGLTAITTIVLSLGTRRMAERNVIVRKLSSVETLGSTTTICSDKTGTLTRNEMTVRAVVTASGRVDLTGTGYDPAGEVQQGGEPVEDPALLEEVSRTLAAGELANNAALRQEGGRWTVQGDPTEGALVVAARKVGHASEALHGRFPRVGEVPFSSERKLMSTAHTDAQDPGRTMVFSKGAPDVLLARCTEERVGAGTRPLTPARREELGRAVDALAAEALRTLGVAYRALGRDAAAEAVTEELEQALVFLGVVGMIDPPRPEARDAVARAKRAGVRPVMITGDHPATASAIAAELGIAESGAAAVTGTALQRMDEAELRDTVREVAVYARVAPEHKLRIVRALHANGEIAAMTGDGVNDAPALKAADIGVAMGITGTDVAKGAADMVLADDDFASIVAAVEEGRSIFANIQRFLRFLLSSNIGEVLVMFLGVVFAGTIGLVAEEGSALVVPLLATQILWINLLTDSGPALALGVEPPDHDVMLRPPRDPRSRVLPGRAWLDIVFIGVVMAVGTLLVMDWELPGGLVSGADAGQGIGRARTMGFTTLVFFQLFNTFNSRFEHHSTFHRLFANRWLWLAVAGSAALQVAVVHLPFLQRPFRTVPLDAGDWLLCVSVASSVVWIGELKKRVLRGRRG